The genomic DNA AATTAACCTAGTTTTCCCTTTACCGAATAAAAATAAGCCTCCAAGAAAGCTCGTAGTTACAAGCCAACCACCCATATAAGTAAATATATACATAAATTTATCTAGAAATTTATTTTTAAGAGTATCATTAAACCAAAACAATATTTTTCTATCAAGATTATTAAAGTCTTTTTTCATTTCTCAACCACCTTAAATTATTGTGTTTTCATATATTATATCTCATTAATTACAATATATAAATACCCTTTCCATAACATAAAAACCAAACTACTATTATAACTAGTATTTTATATAATTAATAGCTTCTTATATTAGTATATTTGAAAAAGGACCAATAATCTGATATATTTGAGATGAGTACAAAATACTCGTTTTTAAAATTTAAAATGACAGAGTAGGTAACATACGTTAAGTGTCAAAGGATGGGACGTCGCTTTTGAACGAAAAGCTAATGCTTGCGTTATGTTATCGCGTTCGCTGACACTATCAGTATATCTTCTTTCTGATATGGCAGACTGTCATATCATTTATGAAAGGAGGTATTTTTTTGAAGAAGATAGATATAAAAACTATTGCTATATCTGGCTTTTTAATTGCATTTAATATCGTGCTATCAAGAATCATTACTATTCCTGGGGTTATTAACTTTGGTGGATTTCCAATTATATTTGCTGGAATAGTCTTTGGGCCTATTGTTGGTGGTATTGTCGGAGCTTTGGGAGATATAGTTAGTTTCATAGTTAGACCAACAGGGCCATTTATGCCTCATTTTGTTCTAACCTCAGCTCTCACTGGTATTATTCCAGGAATTCTTATGAAGGTTCTAAAGGCTAAATTACCAAAGTTTCCACTATGGAAAATCTTCGTAGCCATATTAGTAGGACAAGTAATTACATCGGTTTTAATGGTTCCTTATTTTAGAAATATACTTTTTGACCATCCTTTTATTATTACTATGTCAAAAGCGGCAAGTAAACAAGCTATAAATATTCCTGTTTATTCTATATTAATAAAAGGTCTTATAGAATCCTTAGCTAAGGCAGGAGTTCTTGAAAAAAATTCTTAAAGTTAAAATTGCTGTTAGTCTATAATCCTTATAATAACTACTAAGTGTGACAGAGTTTCCCCTGCCACACTTTTAAATCTTACTTCTATTTAACTTTATACTATAGGTTGCTATTAACCAACCCAAAACTATTCCAACTACATATCCTATTATAATAGACACACTATAAGGAAAATCAA from Tissierellales bacterium includes the following:
- a CDS encoding folate family ECF transporter S component; the encoded protein is MKKIDIKTIAISGFLIAFNIVLSRIITIPGVINFGGFPIIFAGIVFGPIVGGIVGALGDIVSFIVRPTGPFMPHFVLTSALTGIIPGILMKVLKAKLPKFPLWKIFVAILVGQVITSVLMVPYFRNILFDHPFIITMSKAASKQAINIPVYSILIKGLIESLAKAGVLEKNS